In Montipora foliosa isolate CH-2021 chromosome 9, ASM3666993v2, whole genome shotgun sequence, the DNA window aatgtaaattgatacttgcgcgttataagtacgggtaaatacggtaagtaaataagtaaaacaTGATGTACATGTGAAATCCAAGCTACTATTGTGTTGCGCAGTGGATTGACTGACACACCCTCAATAAAATATATTTCACATTTTGAAGTCTCATTGTAGTGAAGTCAgaataattataaaattatctTGAATACATCCCAACAAGTACTAAAAGTATATGAACATGATGAAAGCAATATTATTTACAAGAACAACATTTACAACACATTAAATTATCAACTCATATTAATTCAAACTTTGGTTGTGACCTTTGAGTGACCAGCAAAACCTGTCAGGGAATTGATCAGGCATATTAAGTAGTCTGGTAGGAAGATTTAATCAATTTAAGACAGTCTGTCACTGCTTATTCACATGTTTTCCTTAAGTTTTCTGTAAAATGCCCTTTCCTTGGGGtcgggtgctgctgcattagataaGGAATACGTTCCACATtattttttggccacttctaaagGGCACTTTTCAGTGGTTTTTCATATCTGGTGCAGtgcaatttgttttaatttaactCTCCTATATAAGTAAGATCAGTATAATGTTAACACATAAaggtgaaaatgtaaattgatacttgcgcgttataagtacgggtaaatacggtaagtaaataagtaaaacaTAATGCACATGTGAAATCCAAGCTACTATTGTGTTGTGCCGTGGATTGACTGACACACCCTCAATAAAATATATTTCACATTTTGAAGTCTCATTGTAGTGAAGTCAgaataattataaaattatctTGAATACATCCCAACAAGTACTAAAAGTATATGAACATGATGAAAGCAATATTATTTACAAGATCAACATTTACAACACATTAAATTATCAACTCATATTAATTCAAACTTTGGTTGTGACCTTTGAGTGACCAGCAAAACCTGTCAGGGAGCAGAATAGCAAAGCAAAGGGAGGCAGTGTAGGCAAGAAGTAAGGGAACTGTAATGAAAATTCAAAAGGTCCTGTGTTTAAGTCCTACATATACGCTGATGCTGCTCTGAGTAGCCCCTGGTATTCAACTCCTTGGcttcacttgtaaataaccaactggcCCCATTTGTTAAAAGAATGGACAGCACTATGACCTTTGGATAAAATAATCTGTATCCTTAATtctactggataactcaattggttttgctagtgtttgtCTGCTGGATAGCGTTTTATCCAGTGGACAGCGTTATCCACCATTTGAAAAACCAAGGTCAGGTTTGCCTTTGTCCACTCATaaataatttctttaaaaatgctGCATCAATACCATAGCTAACCAACAAAATTCAAACCCACATGATGccaatctttttttaaattttttttagtgAAGAGATTCACTAACAACCAACAACACACAGACAAAGTACAACGTCGGACTGCTCAGGAATAAAGACACGCAGGCAGCATTCAAGATCAGGCTATCCAACAGATACCAGCTGCTACAAGACCTGATAGACCCCAAGACTGACATCCGAACATACTGGGAACACAGCAAGAAGATCTGGCACGACACATGTGAGGAAGTCCTTGGCAGGAAGAAGACCCAGCACAAGGATTGGATCTCTGCGGACACCATCCGCAAGCTTGAGGCAAGGAAAGTGAAGATTCGAGCCCAGGCTGAGTATACAGTAGCACAAAGAGAGGTGAAGAGGAGCATCACGAAGGACAAGAGAGACTACATCAATGACCTTGCCAGCCAATCCGAGACAGCAGCTGGACAGGGAAAGCTGAAGGACCTGTACCTGATGACTACTGTAAGAAGCTGTCAGGCAAGTTCCAACAGAGAGACAAGCCAGTGAGAAACAAGAATGGAAACCCACTGACGACAACAGAGGAGCAGGTGAAGCGGTGGGCGGAACACTTCAGGGAGCTACTAAACCGCCCCACCCCTGATACACTACCAGACATCCCACCCTCCAAGGCTGAGATCAGAAAGGCCATCAATGCACTCAAGAATGGGAAGGCAGCAGGGCCGGATGAGGTACCGGCAGAAGCCATCAAAGCAGACATGGAGACAGTGGTCGACATGCTGCACAGCCTCTTCAGCAAGATCTGGGAAGAAAAGGAGGTACTGGCCCAGTGGAAGGAAGCATCATCATTGAGCTGCCGAAGAAAGAGCACCTCAGGAACTGCAGCAACTATCGAGGGATCATGCTCCTGTCAGTGCCAGGCAAGGTTCTCAACAGGGTTCTACTGGAGAGGATGAAAGAGGCAGTCAACCCCAAGCTCTGAGACCAGCAGGCTGGCTTCCGCAAGAACAGATCCTGTGTGGACCAGATTGCCAGCCTGCACATCATTGTAGAGCAGTCGATGGAGTGGAAACTGCCCCCTCTAAATCAACTTTATAGACTACGAGAAGGCGTTAGACAGCGTGGACAGAGAAACGCTGTGGACGCTGCTGAGGCACTACAGAGTCCCAGAGAAGATCATCTCCCTCATTAAGTGCAGACAATGAACAGGATTGCCCATACTGGCCAGTTGCTTGAGAGATTTGAGGTGAAGACCAGAGTCTGTCAGGGGTCTACTGTCATCATTTCTTTTCCTCCTGGTCATCAACTGGATTATGAAGACCACCACAACAGGTAGGAACAATGGCATACAGTGGACGCTTTGGACGCAGCTGGATGACCTCGACTTCGCTGACGACTTGGCCCTACTGTCACAACCACAGACAAATGCAGGACAAGACCACCCTCCTGGAGATAACATCAGCCGGGACAGGGCTCAACATCAACAGAAAGAAGACGGAGCTGATGAAGATCAACAACACCATGAACACTCCAGTTACAGTCTGCGGAGCGCCCATCTTGGAGGTGGAGTCATTCATCTATCTGGGAGGTGTGGTTGACCAACAGGGAGGAACAGCCCGAGATGTAACAGCCAGGATCAGTAAGGCCAGAGCAGCCTTTGTCATGCTCAAGAGCATCTGGGCATCCAAAGAGATCAACACAAGAACCAAGCTGTGCATATTCAACTCCAACATCAAGTCCATAATTCTGCTTTACTGGAGCAAGACATAGCGAACAACAAAGACAATACAACAGAAGCTTCACACATTCTTCAAACACCAGTCTGAGGTGCAGTTTCAACATCCAATGGCCAGAGAAGATCTGAAATGAGGACCTGTGGGAATGAGCGGGGCAGGAACCGTTGGTCAAGCGGATTCTACGCAGGAAGTGGGGCTGGATTGGACACACCCTTAGGAAACCAGCGTCCAGCACCACACACTGGAACCCGCAGGGGAAGAGGACGAGAGGTCGGCCTTGCCACAGCTGGAGACCAGACGCTGAGGCAGTTATGAAACAGAAGGGAACCAACTGTGTGATGGCGAGGGGTTGTCAATGGCCAATGTTCCACCAGGAACGATGGGcttaattgattgatttatttttaaaagtcTGGACAACATTGAAATAATATTACATTGTATGGTGAGCATAATCCAGTAATGGAGAGATTTCGACATTAAGTGGGTGCTTCATTGTATTTCCTAGGTAGGAATTTGATGATGAATGTTGCATGAGGAAAACCAATGAGCTTGGATGCTCCTCGAAGGACGGGGAGCAAGGAACGCGCAGTCAGGTGAGAGCACATGCCTTCCACAAATGTGGCTCAGGTTTGATTTCCAGACTTGGCGTCAAAATTAATGTGGGTTAAGTTAGTTGTTGACCAAACATCAAACAGGTTTATTTCCAATTGGTGCCCTagtgctaaatacagttgacacttaaataaagttcatagGGATTATTAAGCTCATTATTATGTCACTAGCACCAGCTGCACTAATTGGTGTGTACAAAGTTTTCCTTTCGAAATGAATGCTGAAgataaaaaattcatttttctttaaaaaaattaactgagggCGATTTGCTCTTAGAAACGTAGCAAAGGAACTGCCCCATTCCCCTCGAGCGGAAAAGGAATTTTTCCCTTTCCGCTGGAATTAGTAATTATACCCTAAGTAGTTCAACATTTAGAGATTGATCGAGAAGTATGTGGAAATACTCACCAGCAAACTCCGTCACGACCCACTCTGGGGTTGCCAAGGAGGCGATCGCGAATACATCGGCGGCAAAGCAAAGAAATCCCCCAACAATTACAAATTTATCCATGTAGTATTCATATAACAGCTTGTCCACATTCGGGCGAATTGAACATTAAAACAGTGACGcaacaaaaattaaagtttaCATATAGGCTTCAATTTGGGTCTTGATTACTGGATAGTTAGCTCCCACGCATCATCATTCGCTGGAAATACCTTCAACATTCGTTTTTCTGCCTCTTATGGGTTGAAACGCGTCCCATGCTTGTTTGCTCTCGTTTGTAATTTATGACTGATTATACCGCCATGGAACCTTCCAAAACATTTGGCGTGAGATGGGAAACCTCGTTCCCAGTCTTGTGAAAACGAGGTTAAACATTTTGATCAAAGATGGCGGATAGCTGGGTCCTCTGAACACTGTTCAAGGTGGGCTTTtcttgtcctgagtgatttggaATGAGCTTTGCATACGTGTTACAAAGATTTGTATCACCAAAAGAAACCAAGGATGCAACTCTTTCACCAAAGAAAGAGACCGAATGTGataaacaaggaaaaatgtCCGGTGAGGAAGCAAGAACATTTTATGAGAGCGTCTTGTCTTTGGCTGATAGTTCGACTATAAGTTCAAAATGCGTTAAGCCGTCTCGACATCAGCAGGCAAGAAAACGACAGGAAAATAGCGAAATCGAAAATTCTTCTCGCGCATACAAAACTAGTTCTGTACATGTCGTCAATCGCCATGAAGGTGATGACGAATTTGAATGTGATGACGAAGATATTGACGATGGTGGTAATAAAGATGGAACAGACAACAGAAAATCCTCTGTAAATTCTCCCAATCAGAGAGTAGTACACCAGTTTCTCAGATATGCTCAGGAGGGAAAATTGAGGCCGATTCAGGAACTTCTGTCTGGACACAAGGTGGACATCAATGTGTGTGACCAATTTTGTTGGACAGCTTTGATGTGTGCATCGCACAGCGGACAGTTGCATATTGTTAAATTTCTGTTGGAGAAAGGAGCGATCTGGAAAGCTTGCAAAGATTTGAACGGAAGAACAGCATTGGATCTCGCAAGACTTTCTAAAAATTTTGATGTTGTAGATTTACTTTTGACTTACAATGATAATGCTCAAACCAGACAAAAGAAAACCttcaaaaatgaaatttgggTTAAGTCTTGGTGCTCAATATGTGAGGAAGAGTTCAGTGACAGCAGGAAGGTTCATCAAGGCTCAACAGTGCATTTGTTTAATACACAGAGGAAGCCTCAGAGGACATTTTATTACATCCCTGAGAAAAATGTTGGCTATCAGATAATGCTGAAATCTGGTTGGAATGAAGATCAAGGTTTGATTAATAATGTCATATACTTGCTAGAAGCACTGTTTTTGTTACAGTAAATAATTTACGAGAGTGTATGTGAAGTTCTGTGGACTTCTCAAAGGAACAAGGACTTGCTGACAAAGACATTCAAGACAGGGTTCTCATTAGAATGAGGAAAttaagggaggggggggggggggggggtgggaagGGCATCCAAGGACATGCATGCTCTCCTGAAATATGGAAGTTCACAAGTGCAGGTTGGTATAATTCTCGTTACTGACTGCCATACATTACTTTTGATGTCAGTTAGGGAAATTTGATGATATATCTAGACAGAAAATCCCAGgtgataaatttctttattttctttgccAGTATGCTGACATTGTATTCTATTGTGTTTGCAAGAAAATTTTGTATcagtcactcttgggagtgacaGGGTTAAATGCAACCTTGGGCAGTACTTACAACTGTACAGTGAAACCTGTTGTTTGTTTGCGCGCCactttgcaataattattgtcacgCAATGTTGTGTTTTTGATTATCAGTTTGCTCCAAGCAAGGTGAAGGTTCAATTTCGCAACTTACGCACAGTTGCAGTCCAGTGGTATGCCCCCGATGTGCAATTACATTGTGAACCTTCTCCCTTACACCGTAAATTTATATTGTAAAAAATAGAGTTCAAGGTTGTTTTGAACGGGTACAAATACCTGACTCTGGGAAGGTAAATACCAGGCAGCAAGTTCAAATTTGAACTTCCTCGAAGCAAactgccaatcaaaacacctaCATTGcatcacaaaataattattgcaagGTGGCAGGCAAATGAACAACCAATTTCACtgtaaagtgcacctaaactcaagATTTTTCGTTCTTAATGTAAATCTCCCCATCTAAAGCAAACACATGTCTCGTTCACcattgttacccagaatttGGCTTTTTCTGTGCCatgcaagccacgtaaacttggcagtCCGAAccagcagtaatttggacccatgaCCGTAATGTGAGAGGCATTGGTCTATTTttgattttacgtcacaaactgctttgcattcctattttcaaagaaattttgcattgcaaaggaGTTTGTGAGGTAAACTCGAGAATAGATcgatgcctctc includes these proteins:
- the LOC137972026 gene encoding G patch domain and ankyrin repeat-containing protein 1-like, which encodes MSFAYVLQRFVSPKETKDATLSPKKETECDKQGKMSGEEARTFYESVLSLADSSTISSKCVKPSRHQQARKRQENSEIENSSRAYKTSSVHVVNRHEGDDEFECDDEDIDDGGNKDGTDNRKSSVNSPNQRVVHQFLRYAQEGKLRPIQELLSGHKVDINVCDQFCWTALMCASHSGQLHIVKFLLEKGAIWKACKDLNGRTALDLARLSKNFDVVDLLLTYNDNAQTRQKKTFKNEIWVKSWCSICEEEFSDSRKVHQGSTVHLFNTQRKPQRTFYYIPEKNVGYQIMLKSGWNEDQGLGPEGIGRKFPIKTVLKRDRLGLGSKGSQEAKVTHFGPNDSHAVKRRKVKNEKQSSCKPRKTSRRERLTKEEKERSWERNMRIYMNSD